The Diadema setosum chromosome 12, eeDiaSeto1, whole genome shotgun sequence genome has a segment encoding these proteins:
- the LOC140235838 gene encoding uncharacterized protein: MEDDVEEIIEDDVEEIIEDDVEEIIEDNTSATPPANTDVPEESTEGDTPPAESAIKLPELHYSKDVSTVGPPPKNWQWVLVPVLRPCDPKKATPPQRSVEGHTRTKGQKKKSQIQGPVPHAPVSDKDKAPQEKTTDDSATTPSTEQQKGLPKQGPLPPATVAGGDKAPQEKNKGASSSTAATAQKKKYLLVGPLPHGPDQGSDRARQKKRVSFTISAREILKRYDSPNLLPHGPVSGGDKVPQGTTKRKPTLPTILSPKRRKQSVMTQRTLPRAPDTDNSPSEIEGELSPGRPVSRASCPGSN, translated from the exons ATGGAAGATGACGTAGAGGAAATTATAGAAGATGACGTAGAGGAAATTATTGAAGATGACGTAGAGGAAATTATTGAAGATAACACATCGGCTACTCCACCAGCAAACACTGACGTGCCCGAGGAAAGCACTGAAGGTGACACTCCACCAGCTGAGAGTGCCATTAAGCTTCCTGAGCTACACTATAGCAAAGACGTCTCAACGGTCGGGCCACCTCCAAAGAATTGGCAGTGGGTGCTAGTACCAGTTCTTCGTCCTTGTGATCCAAAGAAAG CTACACCGCCCCAGAGAAGTGTCGAAGGCCACACAAGGACAAAGGgccagaagaagaagagtcaGATTCAAGGTCCTGTTCCTCATGCTCCAGTCTCAG ATAAAGATAAAGCACCCCAGGAGAAGACCACTGATGACTCAGCCACAACGCCATCCACAGAGCAACAGAAAGGGCTTCCAAAGCAAGGCCCTCTTCCTCCTGCCACAGTCGCAG gtGGTGATAAAGCGCCCCAGGAGAAGAACAAAGGTGCCTCATCTTCTACTGCAGCCACAGCGCAAAAGAAGAAATACCTGCTTGTGGGTCCTCTGCCTCATGGCCCTGACCAAG GCAGTGATAGAGCTCGCCAGAAGAAACGTGTCTCATTCACAATTTCAGCCAGAGAGATACTGAAGCGTTACGACTCCCCAAATCTTCTTCCTCATGGTCCAGTCTCAG GTGGTGATAAAGTACCCCAGGGGACAACCAAACGCAAACCAACCCTCCCGACTATTCTCTCCCCAAAGCGACGGAAGCAGTCCGTCATGACACAACGTACTCTTCCGCGTGCTCCAGACACAG